A single Actinomycetes bacterium DNA region contains:
- a CDS encoding MMPL family transporter, with product MERLSRFLLRHRLAVGLCWLAVLAVGVATAGTVSGRLATDFSLPGAKSYEANQAILRVYGNGADARPLVPVVTLPADTTVDSPGVRQDLGRAFGAVARDPRLRVVSWASSGDRGFVSADGRTTFGLVFPPPSGPGGPDLGPAVSAAMRGALPPEATLRVTGFDELSAGDGGGTGVLTETLLGGLGALAVLAFVFGSLLAFVPLLIAAVSILATFLVILGLTTFTDVNFIVQFLVALIGLGVAIDYSLLLVTRWREELAHGHPAAEAVHRAMASAGRSVLFSGVTVAIGLLALVLLPVPFLRSIGFGGMLIPLVSVLVAVTLLPVLLASVGRRIDWPRLRSETVASRGWTAWAHGVIRARWAATLGAAVVLGALGFAALGIQVGDARADTLATSGPPAEGLAALRRAGVPAGVLSPIEVLVPAGTDPAAAAARLANVPGVRDAVAPAGQAWRRDGTALVSVLPVDEPGTSAGREVVTRVRDTVAELPGVRVGGAGADLIDGLHAIYGNFPLMLGVIAAVTFVLLARAFRSLLLPAKAVLLNLVSVGATYGVLVLVWQRGYGSQAIWGIPATGAITFWVPLMTFAFLYGLSMDYEVFILARMREEYDRSGSTDTAITEGLGRTGRLVTSAALILFLSFVSLASAPGTDIKIMATGLGAGILLDATVVRALLVPALVSLFGRWNWWLPSWAARLIGMRPSAQTAG from the coding sequence ATGGAGCGACTGTCGAGGTTCCTGCTCCGCCACCGGCTGGCCGTCGGGCTTTGCTGGCTCGCCGTCCTGGCCGTGGGCGTCGCGACCGCCGGCACGGTGTCCGGCCGGCTCGCCACCGACTTCTCGCTGCCCGGGGCCAAGAGCTACGAGGCCAACCAGGCCATCCTCCGCGTCTACGGCAACGGCGCCGACGCCCGCCCTCTGGTGCCGGTCGTCACGCTGCCGGCAGACACCACCGTGGACAGCCCCGGGGTCAGGCAGGACCTCGGCCGGGCGTTCGGCGCGGTCGCCCGGGACCCGCGTCTGCGGGTCGTCTCCTGGGCCTCCAGCGGCGACCGCGGCTTCGTCTCCGCCGACGGCCGCACCACCTTCGGCCTGGTGTTCCCACCGCCGAGCGGCCCGGGCGGCCCCGACCTCGGCCCGGCGGTGAGCGCGGCGATGCGCGGCGCCCTGCCGCCGGAAGCGACCCTGCGGGTGACCGGCTTCGACGAGCTGTCCGCCGGCGACGGCGGCGGCACCGGCGTGCTCACCGAGACGCTGCTCGGCGGGCTCGGCGCCCTGGCCGTGCTGGCTTTCGTGTTCGGCTCGCTGCTTGCCTTCGTCCCCCTGCTGATCGCGGCGGTCTCGATCCTGGCGACCTTCCTGGTGATCCTCGGGCTGACCACCTTCACCGACGTCAACTTCATCGTGCAGTTCCTGGTCGCGCTCATCGGCCTCGGGGTGGCGATCGACTACTCGCTGCTGCTGGTGACCCGCTGGCGCGAGGAGCTCGCCCACGGCCACCCCGCCGCCGAGGCGGTGCACCGTGCCATGGCCAGCGCCGGTCGGTCGGTGCTCTTCAGCGGCGTGACCGTCGCCATCGGGCTGCTCGCCCTGGTGCTGCTGCCAGTGCCCTTCCTGCGCAGCATCGGCTTCGGCGGCATGCTGATTCCGCTGGTCAGCGTGCTCGTCGCCGTCACGCTGCTGCCCGTGCTGCTGGCCTCCGTGGGTCGCCGGATCGACTGGCCGCGGCTGCGCAGCGAGACGGTGGCCAGCCGCGGCTGGACGGCCTGGGCGCACGGCGTCATTCGTGCCCGCTGGGCGGCGACGCTCGGCGCCGCCGTGGTCCTGGGAGCGCTCGGCTTCGCCGCGCTCGGCATCCAGGTCGGCGACGCCAGGGCCGACACCCTGGCCACCTCCGGCCCGCCGGCCGAGGGCCTGGCCGCGCTGCGGCGCGCCGGCGTGCCCGCCGGGGTGCTCAGCCCGATCGAGGTGCTGGTGCCCGCAGGCACCGACCCGGCCGCGGCCGCGGCGCGGCTGGCCAACGTGCCCGGCGTGCGTGACGCGGTCGCGCCCGCAGGCCAGGCGTGGCGCCGGGACGGCACGGCGCTCGTCAGCGTGCTGCCGGTCGACGAGCCCGGCACGAGCGCGGGCCGGGAGGTGGTGACCCGGGTGCGCGACACCGTCGCCGAGCTTCCCGGTGTGCGGGTCGGCGGCGCCGGCGCGGACCTGATCGACGGCCTCCACGCCATCTACGGCAACTTCCCGCTGATGCTCGGCGTGATCGCCGCCGTCACCTTCGTGCTGCTGGCCAGGGCGTTCCGCTCGCTGCTGCTGCCGGCCAAGGCGGTGCTGCTCAACCTGGTCTCGGTCGGCGCCACGTACGGGGTGCTGGTGCTGGTGTGGCAGCGCGGCTACGGCTCCCAGGCGATCTGGGGCATCCCCGCCACCGGCGCCATCACCTTCTGGGTGCCGCTGATGACCTTCGCCTTCCTCTACGGCCTGTCCATGGACTACGAGGTCTTCATCCTGGCCCGCATGCGCGAGGAGTACGACCGCAGCGGCTCCACCGACACCGCCATCACCGAGGGGCTCGGCCGCACTGGCCGGCTGGTCACCAGCGCCGCGCTGATCCTGTTCTTGTCCTTCGTCTCGCTGGCGAGCGCGCCCGGGACCGACATCAAGATCATGGCCACCGGCCTGGGCGCCGGCATCCTGCTCGACGCCACCGTGGTGCGCGCGCTGCTGGTCCCGGCACTCGTCTCCCTGTTCGGCCGCTGGAACTGGTGGCTGCCATCCTGGGCCGCCCGCCTCATAGGGATGCGGCCATCTGCTCAAACGGCTGGTTGA
- a CDS encoding response regulator transcription factor, with protein MPPIRVLLADDQKLVRAGFRVLLERGDDIEVVGDVADGAEAVDAARAARPDVVLMDIRMPVLDGLEATRRIVADELLAGVRVVVLTTFELDEYVFEALRAGASGFLLKDIDPDDLRQAVRVVAGGDALLSPSVTRRLITEFATRPARPPSDPARLAALTEREREVLALVAGGLSNQEIGQRLFMSPATAKTHVSRAMAKLGARDRAQLVVVAYETGLVTPGQS; from the coding sequence ATGCCGCCGATCCGGGTGCTGCTCGCCGACGACCAGAAGCTGGTCCGGGCCGGGTTCCGGGTGCTGCTGGAGCGCGGCGACGACATCGAGGTGGTCGGGGACGTCGCCGACGGCGCGGAGGCGGTCGACGCGGCCAGGGCGGCGCGCCCCGACGTCGTGCTCATGGACATCCGCATGCCGGTGCTGGACGGCCTGGAGGCGACCAGGCGGATCGTCGCCGACGAGCTGCTCGCTGGCGTGCGCGTGGTCGTGCTGACCACGTTCGAGCTCGACGAGTATGTCTTCGAGGCGCTGCGCGCCGGAGCCAGCGGCTTCCTGCTCAAGGACATCGACCCCGACGACCTGCGCCAGGCGGTGCGGGTGGTGGCCGGCGGCGACGCGCTGTTGTCGCCGAGCGTCACCCGCCGGCTGATCACCGAGTTCGCGACCCGGCCCGCCCGGCCGCCGAGCGACCCCGCGCGGCTGGCGGCGCTGACCGAGCGGGAGCGCGAGGTGCTGGCCCTGGTGGCCGGCGGCCTCTCCAACCAGGAGATCGGCCAGCGCCTGTTCATGAGCCCGGCGACTGCCAAGACCCACGTGAGCCGGGCCATGGCCAAGCTCGGCGCCCGCGATCGCGCCCAGCTGGTCGTGGTCGCCTACGAGACCGGCCTGGTCACCCCCGGCCAGTCCTGA
- a CDS encoding amidohydrolase family protein, with amino-acid sequence MAGSSRQAGEDRWQAGGDRDRFEEAYRAGVVDQVLPSEGLAAGREVARAVPAEVVALRGCVLTPDVPIDDGYVVVGLDGRIAAVQPEPPQGVRVRETGGVILPGLIDLHGHPEFNVFAAWEPPRPFTNRYQWRGSDLYQALVRDPQNRLLEALPTGTQLRYAEVRAVAGGTTAIQGASGRTRSADEALVRNVDLRIFGEHKARSMIDLPSAGSRDFDRLQQILAAIGAGEVTAFYLHLAEGRGDDQRSQREFDRLVEFGALTPATVLIHGCALTREQLGQVADAGAKLVWSPQSNLRLYGETTRAADALEVGVAVGLGADWLPSGSTSLLAELKVAARVLAAQGHQPDPRQMVAMVTGTAARIAGLDDHLGALRPGRPADLLVLERHYDDPWENVLAADPSWVELVMVDGDLTYGRADWVTELAEDTSRLEPLVAWGKRMLLDSSFQARPDGVPPPTLAQLRADLIGQYPQVGPIFA; translated from the coding sequence ATGGCAGGGTCCTCACGGCAGGCCGGCGAGGATCGATGGCAGGCCGGTGGGGATCGCGACCGGTTCGAGGAGGCGTACCGGGCCGGGGTCGTCGACCAGGTCCTCCCGTCGGAGGGGCTGGCGGCCGGGCGGGAGGTCGCCCGGGCCGTCCCGGCCGAGGTGGTCGCCTTGCGCGGCTGCGTGCTCACCCCGGACGTGCCGATCGACGACGGCTATGTGGTGGTCGGGCTCGACGGCCGGATCGCGGCCGTGCAGCCCGAGCCACCCCAGGGGGTGCGGGTGCGCGAGACCGGCGGGGTGATCCTGCCCGGCCTGATCGACCTGCACGGCCACCCCGAGTTCAACGTGTTCGCGGCCTGGGAGCCACCGCGGCCGTTCACCAACCGCTACCAGTGGCGCGGTAGCGACCTCTACCAGGCGCTGGTCCGGGACCCGCAGAACCGGCTGCTGGAGGCGCTGCCCACCGGCACCCAGCTCCGCTACGCCGAGGTCCGGGCGGTGGCGGGCGGGACCACCGCGATCCAGGGGGCCAGCGGCCGGACCAGGAGCGCCGACGAGGCGCTGGTCCGCAACGTCGACCTGCGCATCTTCGGCGAGCACAAGGCCCGGTCCATGATCGACCTGCCCTCGGCCGGGTCGCGCGACTTCGACCGGCTGCAGCAGATCCTGGCCGCGATCGGCGCCGGGGAGGTCACCGCGTTCTACCTCCACCTCGCCGAGGGCAGAGGCGACGACCAGCGCTCCCAGCGCGAGTTCGACCGGCTGGTGGAGTTCGGCGCGCTCACCCCGGCCACAGTCCTTATCCACGGCTGCGCGCTCACCCGCGAGCAGCTCGGCCAGGTCGCCGATGCCGGCGCCAAGCTCGTCTGGTCGCCCCAGAGCAACCTGCGGCTGTACGGGGAGACCACCCGGGCCGCCGACGCCCTCGAGGTCGGCGTTGCGGTGGGGCTCGGCGCCGACTGGCTGCCGAGCGGCAGCACCAGCCTGCTCGCCGAGCTCAAGGTGGCCGCGCGGGTGCTCGCCGCTCAGGGCCACCAGCCCGACCCGCGCCAGATGGTGGCCATGGTGACCGGCACCGCCGCGCGCATCGCCGGGCTCGACGACCACCTCGGCGCGCTCCGGCCCGGCCGGCCTGCCGACCTCCTGGTGCTCGAGCGCCATTACGACGACCCCTGGGAGAACGTGCTGGCCGCCGACCCGTCCTGGGTCGAGCTGGTGATGGTGGACGGTGACCTCACCTACGGCCGGGCCGACTGGGTGACCGAGCTGGCCGAGGACACCAGCCGCCTGGAGCCGCTGGTCGCTTGGGGTAAGCGGATGCTGCTCGACTCGAGCTTCCAGGCCCGCCCGGACGGCGTGCCGCCGCCGACCCTGGCCCAGCTCCGCGCCGACCTGATCGGACAATATCCTCAGGTAGGTCCGATATTTGCGTGA
- a CDS encoding mechanosensitive ion channel family protein: protein MLLQVLLLALPPSGASLREACGPAEQAGAICTSVYEATSNAALARLADLLLARPAGVLLILAVAFVVNRLVRRAVRRLVASMTKDKVQRGLDSLRLPVLDPSDELPTLRRLQRAQTIGGLLQNAASVAIWSMAVLTALETIGVNLGPLVAGAGIVGVALGFGAQHLVRDLISGIFMLLEDQYGIGDVIDVGPATGTVEGVGLRSTRVRDIDGVLWHVPNGEIRRVGNMSQGWSRALLDIEVAWSSDLPHATQVLERVAEELWRDEEWSGLLLERPEVWGVEELGANGVKVRLVAKTRPLEQWKVERELRARIKAAFEREGVAIPLVVETVWPERHPADPDPDPIDPAASRDGAGGRDGGRDGATDRGGATDRDTATDRDGATDRDGATDHDGGATTARRRDQTR from the coding sequence GTGCTCCTGCAAGTCCTCTTGCTCGCCCTCCCTCCGAGCGGCGCGTCTCTCAGGGAGGCATGCGGCCCCGCCGAGCAGGCGGGCGCCATCTGCACCTCGGTGTACGAGGCGACCAGCAACGCCGCCCTGGCCCGCCTGGCCGACCTGCTGCTGGCCCGCCCAGCCGGGGTGCTGCTGATCCTGGCGGTCGCGTTCGTGGTCAACCGGCTCGTGCGCCGGGCCGTCCGCCGGCTGGTGGCGTCGATGACCAAGGACAAGGTGCAGCGGGGACTCGACAGCCTGCGTCTGCCGGTCCTGGACCCCTCCGACGAGCTGCCGACCCTGCGCCGGCTGCAGCGCGCCCAGACCATCGGTGGTCTGCTGCAGAACGCCGCCTCGGTGGCGATCTGGAGCATGGCCGTGCTGACCGCCCTGGAGACCATCGGGGTCAACCTGGGACCGCTGGTGGCCGGGGCCGGGATCGTCGGGGTGGCCCTCGGGTTCGGCGCCCAGCACCTGGTGCGCGACCTCATTTCGGGCATCTTCATGCTGCTCGAGGATCAGTACGGGATCGGCGACGTGATCGACGTCGGCCCGGCCACCGGCACGGTCGAGGGGGTCGGGTTGCGAAGCACCCGCGTCAGGGACATCGACGGGGTCCTCTGGCACGTCCCCAACGGGGAGATCCGCCGGGTCGGCAACATGTCCCAGGGCTGGTCGCGGGCGCTGCTGGACATCGAGGTGGCCTGGTCCAGCGACCTCCCGCACGCCACCCAGGTGCTCGAGCGGGTGGCCGAGGAGCTGTGGCGCGACGAGGAGTGGTCGGGCCTGCTGCTCGAGCGGCCCGAGGTGTGGGGGGTGGAGGAGCTGGGCGCGAATGGCGTCAAGGTGCGCCTGGTGGCCAAGACCCGCCCGCTCGAGCAGTGGAAGGTCGAACGCGAGCTGCGTGCCCGCATCAAGGCCGCGTTCGAGCGCGAGGGCGTGGCGATCCCGCTGGTGGTGGAGACGGTATGGCCCGAGCGGCACCCCGCCGATCCCGACCCGGATCCCATCGACCCAGCCGCCAGCCGCGACGGGGCCGGGGGCCGGGACGGGGGCCGGGACGGGGCCACGGATCGCGGCGGGGCCACCGACCGTGACACGGCCACCGACCGGGACGGGGCCACCGACCGGGACGGGGCCACCGACCATGACGGCGGGGCGACGACGGCCCGTCGCCGAGACCAGACGCGCTAG
- a CDS encoding sensor histidine kinase — translation METRLWERLRRVPAPVVDAGLAVAVVVVNVIAIGVATEPGSRPLNPLAYALAASYGVLLLARRRWPLGVLLASTAALFLYYSLDYPGVSPAFPLAVALYTAAVAGYFRWGLLVTAFFMTAGVFVTGVREGTPPAEVFAGFLPQASLLVTLLLLGEAVRSRQAWLAEVRERLARAEVEREREAARRVEQERLRIARELHDVMAHTISVITVQAGVAADVLADAPDEARQALGTIRAASREAMAELRATVGVLRGGDGQSAPLAPTPGLSQLDGLLEAARRGGLRVETVVAGDPRPLPPAVDLTAYRILQESLTNVARHAQATTARVAVRYQPDSVVIEVCDDGRGAAGAPAAVQRGHGLAGMAERAAAVGGRLEVGPRPAGGFRVWSSLPAERGV, via the coding sequence ATGGAGACGCGCCTGTGGGAGCGGCTGCGGCGGGTGCCCGCGCCGGTGGTCGACGCCGGCCTGGCCGTGGCGGTCGTGGTCGTCAACGTGATCGCGATCGGCGTGGCGACCGAGCCAGGCTCACGGCCGCTGAACCCGCTCGCCTACGCGCTGGCCGCCAGCTACGGTGTCCTGTTGCTGGCCAGGCGACGCTGGCCGCTCGGCGTGCTGCTGGCGTCGACCGCGGCCCTGTTCCTCTACTACTCGCTCGACTACCCGGGCGTCAGCCCGGCCTTCCCGCTGGCGGTCGCGCTGTACACGGCCGCGGTCGCCGGGTATTTCCGCTGGGGCCTGCTGGTCACCGCGTTCTTCATGACCGCTGGCGTGTTCGTCACCGGCGTCAGGGAGGGGACGCCGCCGGCCGAGGTGTTCGCCGGCTTCCTCCCCCAGGCCTCGCTGCTGGTCACCCTGCTGCTGCTCGGCGAGGCGGTGCGCAGCCGCCAGGCGTGGCTGGCCGAGGTGCGCGAGCGGCTGGCCCGCGCGGAGGTCGAGCGCGAGCGGGAGGCGGCGCGCCGGGTGGAGCAGGAGCGGCTGCGGATCGCCCGCGAGCTGCACGACGTCATGGCGCACACGATCTCGGTCATCACCGTGCAGGCCGGGGTGGCCGCCGACGTGCTGGCCGACGCCCCCGATGAGGCCCGGCAGGCGCTCGGCACGATCCGGGCGGCCAGCCGGGAGGCGATGGCCGAGCTGCGGGCCACCGTGGGCGTGCTGCGCGGCGGCGATGGCCAGAGCGCCCCGCTGGCGCCGACGCCCGGCCTCAGCCAGCTCGACGGCCTGCTCGAGGCCGCCCGCCGCGGGGGCTTGCGCGTCGAGACCGTGGTGGCCGGCGACCCGCGACCGCTGCCACCGGCGGTCGACCTGACCGCCTACCGGATTCTGCAGGAGTCGCTCACCAACGTGGCCCGCCACGCCCAGGCGACCACCGCGAGGGTGGCGGTCCGCTACCAGCCCGACAGCGTCGTCATCGAGGTCTGCGACGACGGGCGCGGCGCGGCCGGCGCGCCCGCCGCAGTGCAGCGCGGCCACGGCCTGGCGGGCATGGCGGAGCGGGCGGCGGCGGTCGGCGGACGGCTGGAGGTCGGCCCGCGGCCCGCCGGCGGGTTCCGGGTCTGGTCGTCGCTCCCGGCCGAGCGGGGGGTGTGA
- a CDS encoding roadblock/LC7 domain-containing protein gives MGAVGGRLDWLLTDFVRGTPGVMHALVVSGDGLRLAVSERVGSRLADQLAAATSGLVSLARGAARSLDAGPVEQTIVEMAGGYLFLSAISEGSSLAVVAGPDCDMGMVGYQITMLAAQVGHALTPASRAGSGEVAS, from the coding sequence GTGGGTGCGGTCGGCGGGCGGCTGGACTGGCTGCTGACCGACTTCGTTCGCGGCACCCCGGGGGTCATGCACGCCCTCGTGGTCTCTGGCGACGGGCTGCGGCTGGCCGTGTCGGAGCGGGTGGGAAGCCGGCTGGCCGACCAGCTGGCCGCGGCCACGTCCGGGCTGGTCAGCCTGGCCCGGGGTGCGGCCCGCTCCCTGGACGCGGGCCCGGTGGAGCAGACCATCGTCGAGATGGCCGGCGGGTACCTGTTCCTCTCCGCGATCAGCGAGGGCTCGTCGCTGGCGGTCGTCGCCGGCCCGGACTGCGACATGGGCATGGTCGGCTACCAGATCACGATGCTCGCCGCGCAGGTGGGGCATGCCCTCACGCCGGCCTCCCGGGCGGGTTCGGGTGAGGTGGCGTCGTGA
- a CDS encoding ATP/GTP-binding protein has protein sequence MDFAPAETDRQPRDASLELIPLKVLVAGGFGAGKTTFVRSLSEIPPLSTEEDMTALSVGVDDVAAVPEKTTTTVAMDFGRITVDQQMILYLFGTPGQARFWFMWDELARGAVGAVVLVDLRRVDDCFAAIDYFEDRRLPFVVAANRFPGTDVFPDAAVRNALVLPGGCPLVRMDARDPESSLDTLIALVEHALERSTTP, from the coding sequence ATGGACTTCGCGCCCGCTGAGACCGACCGGCAGCCCCGCGACGCGAGCCTCGAGCTCATCCCGCTCAAGGTCCTCGTGGCCGGGGGGTTCGGGGCGGGCAAGACCACGTTCGTGCGGTCGCTGTCGGAGATCCCGCCCCTGTCCACCGAGGAGGACATGACCGCCCTGTCGGTCGGCGTCGACGACGTGGCGGCCGTGCCGGAGAAGACGACCACCACGGTGGCGATGGACTTCGGCCGGATCACGGTCGACCAGCAGATGATCCTCTACCTGTTCGGCACGCCCGGCCAGGCCCGCTTCTGGTTCATGTGGGACGAGCTGGCCAGGGGCGCGGTCGGCGCGGTGGTCCTGGTCGACCTGCGCCGGGTCGACGACTGCTTCGCCGCGATCGACTATTTCGAGGACCGCCGGCTGCCGTTCGTCGTGGCCGCCAACCGGTTCCCGGGCACCGACGTCTTCCCCGACGCCGCCGTGCGCAACGCCCTGGTGCTCCCCGGCGGCTGCCCGCTGGTGCGGATGGACGCCCGCGACCCCGAGTCCAGCCTCGACACCCTCATCGCCCTGGTCGAGCACGCCCTGGAGCGCAGCACCACCCCGTGA
- a CDS encoding DUF742 domain-containing protein has product MTPDGRQGGDHVDRVVPVYAFTRGRTRSAGREIPLEALVVATELAAWHQDEAAMQFEWRAIVRACAQPMSVAEIGALLGVPVRVARVLVSDLAHAGYLELHLPHRSQDDGGPGQEILGRLLDGLRAR; this is encoded by the coding sequence GTGACCCCGGACGGCCGGCAGGGCGGGGACCACGTCGACCGGGTCGTGCCGGTGTATGCCTTCACTCGCGGGCGCACCCGCTCGGCCGGCCGCGAGATCCCGCTCGAGGCCCTGGTCGTCGCCACGGAGCTGGCCGCCTGGCACCAGGACGAAGCGGCGATGCAGTTCGAGTGGCGGGCCATCGTGAGGGCATGCGCACAGCCGATGTCGGTGGCCGAGATCGGCGCGCTGCTGGGGGTGCCCGTGCGGGTGGCGCGCGTGCTGGTCAGCGATCTCGCCCACGCCGGCTACCTCGAGCTGCACCTGCCCCACCGCAGCCAGGATGACGGTGGGCCCGGCCAGGAGATTCTAGGGAGGCTGCTGGATGGACTTCGCGCCCGCTGA
- a CDS encoding uracil-DNA glycosylase family protein: protein MDGHEFDPGYVEEPFRSLCASYPGQEVYPPSGFRVEWGPVFHRGRLDGSARVVLIGQDPAQHEVIVRRILVGAAGQRTQGFLAKLGIDTSYVMVNTFLYSVYGQGAGERHKHDPAIVDYRNRWLDALLVDRGVEAVVALGRLADDAFDRWRATPAGQGFDAAYEHVTHPTAPESGSGGNPDRHAALMGAMLQNWNSALARLHERIRHPDVGRDLIPYTDRLTSSDYAAIPERDLPAGLPAWMRSRSWADREGRDAEAKRATIVVTVPPDERPWRP, encoded by the coding sequence ATGGACGGGCACGAGTTCGACCCTGGCTACGTCGAGGAGCCGTTCCGCTCCCTGTGCGCCAGCTACCCGGGCCAGGAGGTCTACCCGCCGTCCGGCTTCCGGGTCGAGTGGGGCCCGGTGTTCCACCGCGGGCGCCTTGACGGCAGCGCCAGGGTGGTCCTCATCGGCCAGGACCCTGCCCAGCACGAGGTGATCGTGCGCCGGATCCTGGTCGGCGCGGCCGGCCAGCGGACCCAGGGCTTCCTGGCCAAGCTGGGCATCGACACGAGCTACGTGATGGTGAACACGTTCCTCTACAGCGTCTACGGGCAGGGCGCGGGCGAGCGGCACAAGCACGACCCCGCCATCGTCGACTACCGCAACCGCTGGCTCGACGCCCTCCTGGTCGACCGGGGGGTGGAGGCGGTGGTCGCCCTCGGCCGCCTCGCCGACGACGCCTTCGACCGGTGGCGGGCGACCCCGGCCGGCCAGGGCTTCGACGCCGCCTACGAGCACGTCACCCACCCGACCGCACCCGAGAGCGGCTCGGGCGGGAACCCGGACCGGCATGCCGCCCTGATGGGGGCCATGCTGCAGAACTGGAACAGCGCCCTCGCACGGCTCCACGAGCGCATCCGCCACCCCGACGTCGGGCGCGACCTCATCCCCTACACCGACCGGCTCACCTCCAGCGACTACGCCGCCATCCCCGAGCGCGACCTGCCCGCCGGGCTGCCGGCCTGGATGCGGTCGCGGTCGTGGGCCGACCGCGAGGGCCGCGACGCCGAGGCCAAGCGGGCGACCATCGTCGTCACCGTCCCCCCGGACGAGCGGCCCTGGCGGCCGTGA